The Romeriopsis navalis LEGE 11480 region CTTCAATGCTCAGGTCACTCGGATATGATAGTGTCATTGTTCTTTGGGGCCGACGTCTGTATTACGTTCAGCCTATAACCAGAGAACTTTTTTTACCGCCATCCTGACTTCTCAAACACCCTCTTAGTTCGACCTGGCTAATGTTTATGCTAAATATTCTAGCACAAAACTAGACTGTTTGTTCTACAATTGTGGTGAGCGCTAATGCGCTGTTTCTGATATCTCCCCCTAACCCTGCGGGTATAGGCACAGTCTTACGAAAGGGTCGCTAAATTTTTCCAGCTTGGGGGAGACTCCATCCTCGTGGCTCAAGTCATCAATCGTGTCCGGGAATCACTCCAGGTAGAGTTGTCGTTTTTGGTCTTCTTTCAGCACCCCACCGGAAGTCTTCGCAGTGCTCCGCCTATACCTGAAAGGTGAGGGGGTGGTGAGGCGGAGCACAGAAAGGAGTCCCTAATCAATCGCCTCCTGTTGTTGAATATACTGCTTGAGAACCGATATGGGTGAGCCGCCGCAACTAATGACGCAATAAGAACGGCTCCAAAATACCGGCTTGTCTTGGTAAAACTGCGCCACTTGTTCCGGGTATTCTTTCCGAATCAATCGACTAGACACAGTTTTCAGGTTGTTCACCAATTTTGAGGGCTGTGTTTTTGGGTTTATGGAGATCAGCGCGTGAACATGGTCGGCTTCACCGTTGAATTCAAGTAATTCACCCTCCCATTTGCGCAAAGTGTCCCCGAATATTTCACCCAACCGATCCCGCATCTCTGCGGTGATCACTTTGCGCCGGTATTTGGTGCAAGCGACTAAGTGAAGCTGAATTTTATAAGAGCAATGGTGAAGGGTATTTAAGGTTGTCATTTTCAAAATGACCAAGTAGAATAAGCCCATGTTAACACTGACTTACGAGTACAAGCTAGTCCCGACAAAATCGCAGGCTGAAGCGATGCAACACATCCTAGATGTCTGTGGTTCAGTCTGGAATTATGCGTTGCGTGACCGCAAAGATTGGATCGCTTCAAGGAAGTCCCCAATTAATGCTTGTTCGCTGCGTAGCGAGTACGTCATCGGTGTTGATGCGCCCTATCCAGGATTCAACGAGCAATGCAAAGGCTTGACCCAAGCGAAGCAACTCAGTCCTCGCTTAAAGTCGGTTAATGCCCAAGTATTGCAGCAAGTCCTAAGAAAGCTGGATAAGGCTTTCAGGGACATGAAGGATCGCAAATTTGGGTTTCCACGCTTCAAAAAACGTGGCCGGATGCGGTCGTTTGTCTTCCCACAATTAGGCAAGCATCCCTTGGGCCAAGGTGCGGTCAAGCTGCCAAATATCGGGCGGGTTAAAATTCGTCAGTCCCGGCCCTATCCCGATGGATTCCAGGTTAAGCAAGCTCGGATTGTGAAACGCGCATCCGGCTTTTACTTGATGCTGTGTTTTCAATCGGACTTGAGTATTATTGAACCGCCATTGACCGGCCACTTTGTGGGGGTTGATGTGGGTTTGGAATACTTTCTTTCAACCTCTGACGGGCTTCAACTAGAACGTCCGAAATTCTTCGTTGATCTGCAACGCCAGCTGAAATTGCTGCAACGCCGCTTGAAGCGAAAGAAAAAAGGTTCGGCTAACTGGCTGAAGGCTCAAAAGAAAGTGGCTTTGCTGCATGAGCAAATTGCCAATACTCGGAAGGACTTCCATTTCAAAACAGCGCATCAACTCTGTAATCAGGGTGATGTGGTTGCAGTGGAAGACCTTAACCTGATTGGCTTATCACGTGGCATGTGGTTCATCAAAGCCACGCGACATCGCCAGCGGTGAAGTGATTCGCAATCGAGCTGTGGGGCACACAGTTCATCAAAATGCTTGTGGAGACGGTCTGACGGGTGCGGCTCACGCCGCATAGTTAAGAGTCTGAAACAAGAATCTCCGACTATACCCAACCGGGTAGGGGGAGTGTGTCAACCTCGCGAATATGGCAGTCAGTATCACTGAGTTACAGGCGGAGGCAGTCGATGCTGATGAACTAACTCCATACCAGCAAGAAGGATAACAATGCTTATAGAGAATCAAATATATCGATTTTCCCTCGAGCAAGAAGGGCTTTCCTGGTTAGAGCGGGTATCACGTTGGATGGAGCAGCATCTCGACACTGATATGTATCCCTTACGATTTGCCATTGTGGAAGTGGAAGATCATGAGGTTACGCTTGAAATCACCATGCTCAAAGCTGGACCTGACTCCCCTTACACCAAGAGGCTTCACACCTTAGAAATTCTCAATCCCAGGCAAAAAGCATTCCAGGCGACTCCCTTTGGGGTTGTGCAAATTGTGCCGACAGGCATTCGGTGTGAAATTGGTGGTTTTGCCGGGGATGCAGGCCCAGCCACCAACCTCTTGGCCGCGACAGCAGATTTCCTGGTGACGCACCCGAATGCGGTAAATGCCTCCGAACTTAATGAAATGGCGGCGAATGTGCTCTACGTTGAGGGCAAGGCTTTGGATGATTTCCTCCTAGGATATGTGGGACTTCAACAAGTTGTCAGCAATAAGATTGGAACTTTCGTTGATGTTTCTGGCATTGACTACCTTGACGAGGTTGTCAACACGCTGAATGCCGGTATGGCAGTCAAAGGTATTGATTGTGGCAACTACATGCTTTTGAAGGAGGAATTGGGAGTCAAAATAGGGTGGAGTGCTAACGGATGCGCCGTTGGAACGGTACTACGACCGGAGGCCATTCTGGAGGCCGTAGATGGTCTAATCGCCCATGGGGCCACTGCCATTGGAGGGGTTTCTGTGATTCATGGGGTCACTCAGGCCATGTTCGCCCAACATTTGCAAGGCAAAATGCCTAATCCCTCGGGTGGAGTAGAAGCGATTATTACCCATCTGATTTCCAAGGTTTTTAGGGTTCCCACAGCCCATGCGCCCCTGCCTTACTACCAGGACGTCAAAGAGAAAGGGACCGATAATCCTCGCGCTTCAGCCGAGTTTATCTCTACCCCTCATTATTTTTGTGTCTTGAAAGGGCTGGCTCGAGCCCCTCAACTCAGCTTACTGTCTGACCTGAGTGCCCCGCCGCCTCATCTCATTACGGTCAATAACATTGGCGCTGTGATTGTTCCAGCCTCCTGTCTGGGAGGAGTACCTGCCCTCGCAGCAGAATACAGTAACATTCCCTTGATTGCCGTCCGCGATAATCAAACAATCCTCAATGTGACGAATGACAAAATGCGGATGAACAATGTTATTGAGGTCGATTCTTATCTGGAAGCGGCTGGTGTCGTGGTGGCCTTACGGGAGGGGATTTCGTTAGCCAGTGTGCGTCGTCCCATTAATTGTGCTCGACAGGTATTTTGAGGTGTAGAGCAATGTCAGAACATTCCAAGCAAGAATCATTACAAGGCGAGGCGCTTAAACAGGCTCTCATCCAGCAGCAACTCAAAAAAGCCGCCGCAGGTCGTCTCTCCTTGAGCGATCGCATTCTGCCCGATGAAACGTCCGACAATATTCCCTTATCGGCGGCCCAGAAACGCATCTGGTTGATGCAACAGCTAGAGCCAGATGTGGCTTTCGCCAATCGGCCTTTGGCGATTCGTTTTCAAGGAATGCTCGACCTGCAAGTGCTTGAGCAGAGTCTCAGCACAATTCTTCAACGACACGAGGCGCTGCGCACGATCTTTCCCAGCCAAGCGGGTGAGCCTGTGCAACAGGTTTTAGCCCCTTGGTACCTGACACCGGATGTGATCGATCTGCAATCTTTTCCCCCGGAACACCGGGAATCCGAAGCTATACGGCTAGCCCAGGTAGAAGCCCAAAAGCCGTTTGATTTAGCAACCGGCCCTTTGATTAGAGGGATGCTCTTGCTTCTATCAGAGTCTGATCACATCTTACTGCTGCTGATGCATCACATTGTGTTTGACGGCTGGTCCGAAGGCTTGCTGCTCCAGGAATTACGCAGTTTATATGGGGCGATCGCGACAAATCAGGACCCCATCCTGCCCGAACTGCCCATCCAATATAAGGACTTCTCCTGGTGGCAACAAAAACGCCTGAAGACAGCCCTCTTAGAGAAACAATTGAGCTATTGGCAACAGCAATTAGGTCGCCACGCCACAATGCTGGAATTGACTCCGGACTCTCCTCGCTCGGCGGCCCGAACCTTTCGCGCTCAGTCTCAAGTGCTGCTGCTGCCACAACCGTTGACCCAAACCTTGAAGCAGCTGAGTCAACGAGAAGGTGTCACCCTGTTTATGACCTTGTTGACAGCGCTGCAAATCCTCCTCAATCGCTACACGGGGCAGGAACAGATTGCTGTCGGCGTTCCTGTCGCAGGCCGTAATCGGGTCGAGACGGAGGCGCTCATCGGTGTCTTCATGAATACGCTCGTGCTGCAGAGTGATTTATCCGGCAACCCCACTTTTCGAGCGGTCTTGGGGCAAGTACGGCAGATTTGTCTGGAGGCTTTTACGCATCAGGAATTGCCATTTGAGAAGCTGGTCGAAGCGTTACAGCCGGCTCGGGTTGCGAATCGATGGCCGCTGTTTCAGGTCATGTTTAACTTTCGCAACATGCCGCAGACGAAGGATATCAGAACGGATTCTTTGACAATCACACCCTTTGACTTTGCTGGGGGCATGATTGGCGGGTTGGATTTAAGCCTTGAAATTGAAGCCGGGACTGAGGGGCTCCAGTGCAAATTCACTTATCCTGTGGAGCTCTTCGAGGCGAGTACTATGCAGCGTCTGGGACAGCATTTTCGAGGGTTGCTTGAAAGCATCGTGCATGACCCAAACCAATCTATCGGAACAGTGCCGTTCATGACGCCCTCGGAACGGCACCAAGTGCTCACCGAGTGGAACGCGACCCATGTGGCCTATCCTGATGGCTTCCGGGTTCACGAATTAGTGGAGGCTCAGGCCGATCGCACCCCGACTGCCACGGCCGTTGTGTTTGCCGATCAAAGACTGACCTATCAACAGCTTAATCAGGCGGCCAATCAACTGGCCCACTACCTCAAAACACAAGGGGTTAGCCCTGGCATGACTCTGGGTATCTGTGTTGAGCGCTCTCTGGAAATGGTGGTGGGACTCCTCGCCACGTTGAAGGCAGGAGCCGCCTATGTTCCCCTCGATCCGGAATATCCCCAGGAACGTCTGGCCTTCATGTTGCAGGATAGTGGGGTCTCAATTTTATTGACTCAGCACCACCTGAGGACGCTGATACCAGACTGCCAAGCAAGGGTTCTCTGTTTAGAGAGTGATGCATATCTCTGGACCTCACTCGATCAAGCGAATCCCAGCTGTGACATCAGTGCTGATGATCTGGTCTATATCATGTACACCTCAGGGACAACTGGCCAGCCCAAGGGCGTCATGATTTCCCACCACGCTGCTTGTAACCATCTCTACTGGCGACAAGACTATTTTGGTTTGGAGACATCCGATCGAGTTCTGCAAAAAGCCTCTTTGAACTTTGATGACTCTTTTTGGGAGATCTTTGAACCACTGACGGTGGGAGCGCAACTGGTGATTACTCAACCGGGTGAGCATGGCAATATCCCTTACCTGATTGAGACCAT contains the following coding sequences:
- the tnpA gene encoding IS200/IS605 family transposase, which produces MTTLNTLHHCSYKIQLHLVACTKYRRKVITAEMRDRLGEIFGDTLRKWEGELLEFNGEADHVHALISINPKTQPSKLVNNLKTVSSRLIRKEYPEQVAQFYQDKPVFWSRSYCVISCGGSPISVLKQYIQQQEAID
- a CDS encoding RNA-guided endonuclease InsQ/TnpB family protein, giving the protein MLTLTYEYKLVPTKSQAEAMQHILDVCGSVWNYALRDRKDWIASRKSPINACSLRSEYVIGVDAPYPGFNEQCKGLTQAKQLSPRLKSVNAQVLQQVLRKLDKAFRDMKDRKFGFPRFKKRGRMRSFVFPQLGKHPLGQGAVKLPNIGRVKIRQSRPYPDGFQVKQARIVKRASGFYLMLCFQSDLSIIEPPLTGHFVGVDVGLEYFLSTSDGLQLERPKFFVDLQRQLKLLQRRLKRKKKGSANWLKAQKKVALLHEQIANTRKDFHFKTAHQLCNQGDVVAVEDLNLIGLSRGMWFIKATRHRQR
- a CDS encoding DUF3326 domain-containing protein, whose protein sequence is MLIENQIYRFSLEQEGLSWLERVSRWMEQHLDTDMYPLRFAIVEVEDHEVTLEITMLKAGPDSPYTKRLHTLEILNPRQKAFQATPFGVVQIVPTGIRCEIGGFAGDAGPATNLLAATADFLVTHPNAVNASELNEMAANVLYVEGKALDDFLLGYVGLQQVVSNKIGTFVDVSGIDYLDEVVNTLNAGMAVKGIDCGNYMLLKEELGVKIGWSANGCAVGTVLRPEAILEAVDGLIAHGATAIGGVSVIHGVTQAMFAQHLQGKMPNPSGGVEAIITHLISKVFRVPTAHAPLPYYQDVKEKGTDNPRASAEFISTPHYFCVLKGLARAPQLSLLSDLSAPPPHLITVNNIGAVIVPASCLGGVPALAAEYSNIPLIAVRDNQTILNVTNDKMRMNNVIEVDSYLEAAGVVVALREGISLASVRRPINCARQVF
- a CDS encoding non-ribosomal peptide synthetase, with translation MSEHSKQESLQGEALKQALIQQQLKKAAAGRLSLSDRILPDETSDNIPLSAAQKRIWLMQQLEPDVAFANRPLAIRFQGMLDLQVLEQSLSTILQRHEALRTIFPSQAGEPVQQVLAPWYLTPDVIDLQSFPPEHRESEAIRLAQVEAQKPFDLATGPLIRGMLLLLSESDHILLLLMHHIVFDGWSEGLLLQELRSLYGAIATNQDPILPELPIQYKDFSWWQQKRLKTALLEKQLSYWQQQLGRHATMLELTPDSPRSAARTFRAQSQVLLLPQPLTQTLKQLSQREGVTLFMTLLTALQILLNRYTGQEQIAVGVPVAGRNRVETEALIGVFMNTLVLQSDLSGNPTFRAVLGQVRQICLEAFTHQELPFEKLVEALQPARVANRWPLFQVMFNFRNMPQTKDIRTDSLTITPFDFAGGMIGGLDLSLEIEAGTEGLQCKFTYPVELFEASTMQRLGQHFRGLLESIVHDPNQSIGTVPFMTPSERHQVLTEWNATHVAYPDGFRVHELVEAQADRTPTATAVVFADQRLTYQQLNQAANQLAHYLKTQGVSPGMTLGICVERSLEMVVGLLATLKAGAAYVPLDPEYPQERLAFMLQDSGVSILLTQHHLRTLIPDCQARVLCLESDAYLWTSLDQANPSCDISADDLVYIMYTSGTTGQPKGVMISHHAACNHLYWRQDYFGLETSDRVLQKASLNFDDSFWEIFEPLTVGAQLVITQPGEHGNIPYLIETIIQHQITALCLVPSLLQVFVEDADVERCTTLRRVTTGGERLSKGLQQRFFERLDASLHNGYGPTEATVAVTYWSCQREDTLSTVPIGRPISNAQIYLLDAQCQPVPIGVPGELYIGGVSLASGYLNRPDLTAERFIEVPSHLPEISSARLYKTGDRARHRADGTIEFLGRVDHQVKIRGLRVELGEIEATLREHPQVQETVVVARTDEVKGQYLLAYLVVTGETDTLKQTLRSFLKRRLPDYMLPSALIWITAIPLKPNGKIDYQSLPMPDSVQPVTDTEYVLARTSTEKQLGQIWCELLKLEKIGIHDNFFESGGHSLLATQMLYRISDVFSVTLSLRNLFEFPTIAELAEAIEFLMFSQ